From a region of the Pan paniscus chromosome 19, NHGRI_mPanPan1-v2.0_pri, whole genome shotgun sequence genome:
- the LOC106633959 gene encoding keratin-associated protein 9-2 has product MTHCCSPCCQPTCCRTTCCRTTCWKPTTVTTCSSTPCCQPSCCVSSCCQPCCHPACCQNTCCRITCCQPTCVTSCCQPSCCSTPCCQPICCGFSCCGQTSCGSSCGQSSSCAPVYCRRTCYYPTTVCLPGCLNQSCGSNCCQPCCRPACCETTCCRTTCFQPTCVSSCCQPSCC; this is encoded by the coding sequence ATGACCCACTGTTGCTCCCCTTGCTGTCAGCCTACGTGCTGCAGGACCACCTGCTGCAGGACCACCTGCTGGAAGCCCACCACTGTGACCACCTGCAGCAGCACACCCTGCTGCCAGCCCTCCTGCTGTGTGTCTAGCTGCtgccagccttgctgccacccaGCTTGCTGTCAAAACACCTGCTGCAGGATCACCTGCTGCCAGCCCACCTGTGTGACCAGCTGCTGCCAGCCTTCCTGCTGCAGCACACCCTGCTGCCAGCCCATCTGCTGTGGGTTCAGCTGCTGTGGCCAAACCAGCTGTGGGTCCAGCTGTGGCCAGAGCAGCTCCTGTGCACCTGTGTACTGCAGAAGAACCTGCTACTACCCCACGACTGTCTGCCTGCCTGGTTGCCTCAACCAGAGCTGTGGCTCCAACTGCTGCCAGCCCTGCTGCCGCCCAGCCTGCTGTGAGACCACCTGCTGCAGGACCACTTGCTTCCAGCCCACCTGTGTGTCCAGCTGCTGCCAGCCTTCTTGCTGCTGA
- the LOC100969721 gene encoding keratin-associated protein 9-4: MTHCCSPCCQPTCCRTTCCRTTCWKPTTVTTCSSTPCCQPSCCVSSCCQPCCRPTCCQNTCCQPTCVTSCCQPSCCSTPCCQPTCCGSSCDQSSSCAPVYCRRTCYYPTTVCLPGCLNQSCGSNCCQPCCRPACCETTCCRTTCFQPTCVYSCCQPSCC, encoded by the coding sequence ATGACCCACTGTTGCTCCCCATGCTGTCAGCCTACGTGCTGCAGGACCACCTGCTGCAGGACCACCTGCTGGAAGCCCACCACTGTGACCACCTGCAGCAGCACACCCTGCTGCCAGCCCTCCTGCTGTGTGTCCAGCTGCtgccagccttgctgccgcccaACTTGCTGTCAAAACACCTGCTGCCAGCCCACCTGTGTGACCAGCTGTTGCCAGCCTTCCTGCTGCAGCACACCCTGCTGCCAGCCCACCTGCTGTGGGTCCAGCTGTGACCAGAGCAGCTCCTGTGCACCTGTGTACTGCAGAAGAACCTGCTACTACCCCACAACTGTCTGCCTGCCTGGTTGCCTCAACCAGAGCTGTGGCTCCAACTGCTGCCAGCCCTGCTGCCGCCCAGCCTGCTGTGAGACCACTTGCTGCAGGACCACTTGCTTCCAGCCCACCTGTGTGTACAGCTGCTGCCAGCCTTCTTGCTGCTGA